The Pseudomonas fragi DNA window GCCATTACCATTTTTGTCCTTACCCGCGTCATCAGCTCGCTGCTGGACGCCTTGCTCGATATCTATTCGCGCACCAATTACGCCAAGACCCGGCCGATCAAGGGTTACATTCAGCTGACGAAAATGCTGCTGTATGTGTTCTCGGCCATCATCATTGTCGCCACACTGATCGACCGCTCGCCGATGCTGCTGCTGTCGGGGCTGGGGGCCATGTCGGCCGTCATTTTGTTGGTCTACAAGGACACCCTGCTGTCGTTTGTGGCCAGCGTGCAATTGACCAGCAACGACTTGCTGCGAGTCGGCGACTGGATCGAGATGCCGCAGGTGGGTGCCGACGGTGATGTGATCGATATCACCCTGCACACCGTCAAGGTGCAGAATTTCGACAAGACCATTGTCTCGATTCCGACCTGGCGCCTGATGTCCGAGTCGTTCAAGAACTGGCGCGGCATGCAGCAGTCCGGCGGGCGCCGGATCAAGCGCAGTCTGTTTATTGATGCCAGCGATGTCGCGTTCCTGACCGATGAGCAGGAGCAGCGTCTGGAAGGGGTACGCTTGCTGAGCGACTACCTGCATCGCAAGCAAGCCGAACTCAAAAGCTGGAATGAAGCCCAGGGCAACGTGGCAGCCTTGTCCGCCAACCGTCGGCGCATGACCAATATCGGCACCTTCCGTGCTTATGCCCTTGCCTACCTGAAAAGCCATGCCGATATCCAGCCGAACATGACCTGCATGGTGCGCCAGCTGCAAACCACGCCTCAAGGCGTGCCACTGGAGGTGTACTGCTTTACCCGGACCACGGTGTGGGACGAATACGAGCGCATTCAGGGCGATATCTTTGACTACCTGCTGTCCGTGCTGCCTGAGTTCGGGCTCAGCGTATACCAGCAACCCAGCGGCAATGACCTGCGCAAAGGGCTGTTCAACAGAATACCGATCGAAGAGTGATGTGTAGCCGCTGAGGAGCGCAGCGAGGCTGCGATGGGCTGCGAAGCGGCCCCCGGCAATCTGAAGGCCCTGCGGGCCTTGTCGCAGCCTCGTGCCTCGTCAGCGGCTACAGGTTCAAGCTTGCTTGAACTGCGGATCACCGGTGAGCCTGAACAACAACTCGATCCCCTGCGGCCAGGCGCCAAACCCGCCTTCGCCATTGATATGCCCGGCATTTTCCAGCCATACCAGGTCACTGCCCCAGGCCTGGCTGAAGGCCTCGGCCCGCTCAGGGGTAACATAGGGGTCGTTGGTACTGGCCACGGTGATGGCATCAAATGGCAGGGGCTCAAGCGGCATGGGGCTAAAGCCTGTGGTACCGGCCGGGTAACTGTCGGCTTCGGTATCACTGGGCGCCACCAACAGCGCCCCACGCACACGCCGGGCCTCTTTGGGGTGTTGCTGCGCCCATCGGGCAATCAACGAACACGCCAGACTATGGCCAACCAGCACCACAGGGCGCTCGCTCTTGGTGATTTTTTTTTGCAGGTTCTGCACCCAGTCAGTACAGACCGGGTTTTGCCAATCTTCCTGCTTGACCCGGTGCAAACCGCTGTAGCGCTGCTCCCAGTGAGATTGCCAGTGTTCTGCTCCTGAATTGAACAGGCCCGGC harbors:
- a CDS encoding mechanosensitive ion channel family protein, with product MDTQPLWSQIQDLWANLDQHPWVSAMLGLIVLVGVALLAGHIARIIVLRVTKMLGRQPALHWINDLREHKVFHRLAQLTPSLMVQFGRNLVPDMSDNGRHFLGNLALAITIFVLTRVISSLLDALLDIYSRTNYAKTRPIKGYIQLTKMLLYVFSAIIIVATLIDRSPMLLLSGLGAMSAVILLVYKDTLLSFVASVQLTSNDLLRVGDWIEMPQVGADGDVIDITLHTVKVQNFDKTIVSIPTWRLMSESFKNWRGMQQSGGRRIKRSLFIDASDVAFLTDEQEQRLEGVRLLSDYLHRKQAELKSWNEAQGNVAALSANRRRMTNIGTFRAYALAYLKSHADIQPNMTCMVRQLQTTPQGVPLEVYCFTRTTVWDEYERIQGDIFDYLLSVLPEFGLSVYQQPSGNDLRKGLFNRIPIEE
- a CDS encoding RBBP9/YdeN family alpha/beta hydrolase; the protein is MTVRVLILPGLFNSGAEHWQSHWEQRYSGLHRVKQEDWQNPVCTDWVQNLQKKITKSERPVVLVGHSLACSLIARWAQQHPKEARRVRGALLVAPSDTEADSYPAGTTGFSPMPLEPLPFDAITVASTNDPYVTPERAEAFSQAWGSDLVWLENAGHINGEGGFGAWPQGIELLFRLTGDPQFKQA